One window of the Tachypleus tridentatus isolate NWPU-2018 chromosome 10, ASM421037v1, whole genome shotgun sequence genome contains the following:
- the LOC143229532 gene encoding uncharacterized protein LOC143229532 has translation MSKRQMIRLVGGSPWGLKLRGGAKTGRPLTVDQIQHNNKLSSQLYEGDIIDSINGRSVRGLTYDQAMKIVDTSEETLVLEIIRSDEEIKDGAIPQMNGLISPYEMTTEKSRGNGNQILHGNQTGADSGTVTYQLQEQAFNSPCSPGTEDVIQATSLSNGLILVEQNCELTSPDDHSSNHTEIIYQEVESNNVKQGDGELTSSDDHPSNHTGITYQEVESNNVKQGEGELTSSDDHPSNHTGITYQEVESNNVKQGEGELTSSDDHPSNHTGITYKEVESSNVIKKEEIGSVCDTESHETQSVQPSNGQNEDKLVLPCTSEDITRIMEYSEMPSLPPVTSVETTDTFLTLSTRFTPIKFKVTKFQKASNNGSKDYIWKPPGCDSVPRPKDVPSFSQQYLSTVLSFSSALTTTTTISTTGTTTTSQVTTTTRNESQQTIQSDLESSNKQEKIYIQVNPHAYEPAPEAEMDYFELFPRKKKMFSSSSFYEDPNAIYPTVEEQVRLCRKIAGSLSSETNKKSRGANMFFKRVKRSQKWIHEGPDAISSGTDNEEGTDKTLEISISDLLNSPYIKVSKDPPKLKLILDPRHIQDAARLRKEGQDISEHNVVSPDVCLGIVKDLYRPIGKGATLFAKRKKKSEEWIVDEEKIKSLQQHTITTPAEQRRTESPFLEMLPQPSRLQEMPKKARFKLVKSPWQAALESPCGSCEAAFLEVWPDDQLDFVAESIIRAAEAKAENFATAVVNKKNETTSVAPQPTYSRFLKTTSGSIYQPRAPKGWTGCSTPTSTLPRAQDFPLPLSLRTQVKPDSTKITFRNFNNTAKSWSLLTSQKDRSFRPVKLAVGFHI, from the exons atgtcaaAAAGACAGATGATCCGCTTGGTAGGAGGAAGCCCGTGGGGTCTCAAGTTACGTGGCGGAGCAAAAACCGGGCGTCCATTAACAGTTGATCAG ATTCAACATAATAACAAACTGTCTAGCCAGTTGTATGAAGGGGATATTATAGACAGTATCAATGGCCGATCTGTCAGAGGCCTGACATATGACCAAGCAATGAAAATTGTTGACACATCAGAGGAAACTCTGGTCTTGGAGATTATCAG GTCAGATGAAGAAATAAAAGATGGCGCAATACCTCAGATGAACGGTTTAATATCGCCTTATGAAATGACAACAGAGAAGAGCAGAGGAAACGGAAATCAAATACTTCACGGAAACCAG ACAGGAGCGGATTCTGGAACTGTCACATATCAACTTCAAGAACAAGCGTTTAATTCACCCTGTTCACCAGGCACAGAGGACGTCATACAAGCAACCTCTCTTTCAAACGGTCTAATCTTAGTGGAACAAAACTGCGAGTTAACGTCTCCTGATGACCATTCTTCTAATCATACTGAGATTATTTATCAAGAAGTGGAGTCAAACAATGTTAAGCAAGGAGATGGCGAGTTAACATCGTCTGATGACCATCCTTCAAATCACACTGGGATTACTTATCAGGAAGTGGAGTCAAACAATGTTAAGCAAGGAGAGGGCGAGTTAACATCGTCTGATGACCATCCTTCAAATCACACTGGGATTACTTATCAGGAAGTGGAGTCAAACAATGTTAAGCAAGGAGAGGGCGAGTTAACATCGTCTGATGACCATCCTTCAAATCACACTGGGATTACTTATAAGGAAGTGGAGTCAAGCAATGTcataaaaaaggaagaaattgGATCGGTCTGCGATACGGAGTCCCATGAGACTCAATCAGTACAGCCATCAAATGGACAAAATGAGGATAAACTAGTTCTCCCATGTACATCTGAAGACATAACCCGCATCATGGAATATTCAGAAATGCCCTCTCTTCCACCTGTTACCAGTGTTGAAACAACCGATACTTTTCTAACGCTGTCAACTAGATTTACACCTATTAAGTTTAAAGTGACGAAATTTCAGAAAGCATCAAACAACGGCTCTAAGGATTACATATGGAAACCGCCAGGGTGTGACTCAGTTCCTCGACCAAAAGATGTCCCTTCATTTTCTCAACAATATTTGTCTACAGTCTTATCATTCTCCTCAGCATTAACAACAACTACTACAATATCAACCACTGGTACCACAACGACGTCACAAGTGACAACAACAACTAGAAACGAG TCCCAACAAACAATTCAGTCAGACTTAGAATCCtccaataaacaagaaaaaatatacattcaagTTAATCCTCACGCCTATGAACCTGCACCAGAAGCTGAAATGGACTACTTTGAACTGTTCCCGCGAAAAA aaaaaatgttttcttcGTCGAGTTTCTATGAAGACCCTAATGCCATCTATCCTACTGTAGAAGAACAAGTTCGACTCTGTAGGAAGATTGCGGGATCACTTTCTTCTGAGACAAACAAAAAGTCCAGAGGAGCTAATATGTTTTTCAAACGTGTCAAACGTTCCCAAAAATGGATACACGAAG GTCCAGACGCTATAAGCAGTGGAACAGATAATGAAGAAGGAACAGACAAAACATTAGAGATTTCAATATCTGATCTACTAAACTCTCCCTACATTAAAGTAAGTAAAGATCCTCCAAAACTGAAACTGATACTTGATCCCCGTCATATTCAAGATGCCGCTCGGTTAAGGAAGGAAGGACAAGATATTAGCGAACACAATGTCGTAAGTCCTGATGTATGTCTAGGCATTGTAAAAGACCTCTACAGACCTATCGGCAAAGGAGCCACCTTGTTTGCCAAACGTAAGAAAAAATCCGAAGAATGGATTGTAGACGAAGAAAAAATCAAATCCCTACAACAACACACAATAACAACCCCTGCTGAACAAAGAAGAACAGAATCTCCTTTCCTAGAAATGCTTCCACAACCATCAAGACTCCAAGAAATGCCTAAAAAGGCACGTTTCAAACTCGTTAAAAGTCCATGGCAGGCAGCGCTCGAGTCGCCTTGTGGTAGTTGTGAAGCAGCGTTTCTCGAAGTTTGGCCGGATGACCAATTAGATTTTGTCGCTGAATCTATCATTCGAGCAGCTGAAGCAAAAGCAGAGAATTTCGCAACGGCAGTTGTAAACAAGAAGAACGAAACGACATCAGTGGCTCCTCAACCAACCTATTCTCGATTTCTGAAAACCACGAGTGGCAGCATTTATCAGCCCCGGGCACCAAAAGGATGGACAGGCTGCTCCACAC CGACCTCTACTCTACCTCGTGCCCAGGACTTTCCATTACCTTTATCTCTACGAACACAGGTGAAACCTGACTCTACGAAAATAACGTTCAGGAACTTCAATAACACTGCTAAATCTTGGTCGCTTTTAACCAGTCAAAAAGATCGATCCTTCAGACCTGTAAAACTTGCTGTAGGCtttcatatttaa